From the genome of Nitrospirota bacterium:
GGTATATCTGAATTCACCATGCCATTTATGACCTCATTGAATGTCCCATCACCACCTGCTGCAATAACGAGAAAAGGCCGTTTATTCACTGCTTCTCTTGCAATATTCTCTGCTTCACCCCTCTGTTTTGTAAATAAGATATCAACTGCATATCCCTTTGATCTCAGGAGATGATATGCCCCTTGAATCTTTTTTTTAGAAGCGCTTTTTGCAGCAGGGTTACTTATGATAATTATTGAGGATTTCATTAAGTGGCACTACCCCTTTACTTGTGGAAACTCTATTAATTATTACTGGTGTTTCTTCAAGATAACGAGTGACTTTTTCTATATTAACCCCTTCTTTGATAAAAAAAGCCCTGCCTCCCGTTCTACTTCCCCTTTTTTTTATATGCGGTATCCTGACATAGCCATATCTTTGAGATGCTAAATACCCTGTTGTATAATCAGGGTCATCTGAAATACAAAGTTCAGCAATTATTCCTTTATAAGAAGAAACCTTGGAAGCAAGGATAATAGCCTCTTTTACTGTCTCAGTATTAATACTGTATCTTGAAAGTTCTGCGGAAAGTTTTTTTGAAGCAGAATTAGTTATCCCCAGACGTGATACCCTAATCCCTCGTTCAAAGTCAGGCTCAAGTCTTTTAGCTTTTTCTGCTGAAATAAGAGTTGCCCCTCTCATATTACCTTCTTTAATTATCTTAATAGCAACTTGAAAAGCCATTTTAGATATACCTAACATTTGTGTTATCTTTTCAATTATTTTTTCCCCTTCAAAAGGTGTTCTGCTATAAACAGTGCTTACTGGCAAAGATCTGATCGAATAAGGTTTCTGTTCAATATTTTCGATTGTTAATACAATTTTATCGGCCATGCCTTTAGGATGGTTTAATGCCCTTTCAATGTATCTATTAACTATCGTGTTAATCTCTGATTTAAAATAAAGCCCTTCTGCTCCAGATATATGGATTTCTTTTAGTTTCGATTCATGAATTTTGGTTTTTGTTTCTTTTATTTTGCATTTTGAATCTTGAGTTTTTAATTTTTTGGATGACCTCATCCTTATGCTCCAGAATTTTTTCATAGATGGATTATACCCAAAAAATGCAATTTATTAAATTTTATCTATGTTAAATCCCTGTCGCTGAAAATATCTCTAAGCGTTGTATAATTCCCCCCAAATCGCTCTATGAGTATCCTGTCGAAACGTCTTAATATTTTCATAATATAAATATCATGTTTTATATAGTCCTCGATAATAGTCACAAATCCTACATTCGAACTCCATGCCCCTTCCACCCTATTATTTCTGAATATAGTTCCCATTATTATTTCTCTTGAATCAATTACAGCAATGAATCCCTTCTCACCTTTTTCATGATATATCGTATTTTCAATAGGATGGAGATACATCTGCCCAATCCTCACTGAAGGTTGACCGAAATGAACTATTGCAATTTTGACACCTCTCCTGTGTGCTTCAAGAATCTCTTTTTCTATTTGTGTAAGCTCTTCTTTCCAGATAGAGAGAAGTATAGTGCGTGTAGTAGCTTTAATTGATTGATTGGTTTTATTTATTAGATGACTATAGTCCGTAATATTCCATATATATGAAGATGAACGTTTCGTCTTGAAATCCGATAGTCTGATCATTAATGATGTAAGAATATTCTCTGTAATATCTTTATATCTTTCAACTAAATCCTGAGGTGGTATTGGAATGTATTTAGCAGTTTTTTTCTCATCAATAATTGAGATGTTACCCTTTTCGATGAGCTTTTCGAGAACTCTATAAACCTTTGATGTAGGAACTCCAGAAGATTTACCCACCTCATAGGCAGTAGCAGGACTCTCCCGTAGTAATGTAAGGTAAACCTTCGCTTCGTATTCCGAAAAACCTAAATACATGAGGTGCTTTATTACAATATCAGTTTTATTATTATCTACCATTGTAGTTAATAATAATTTTACATATTATTGAATGTCAATTAGAATTAGATGTATCAAATAATTGCTGAATCTAAAGAGTAGTAAAAAGACCTATCTGGCCGTCCTTTTTAATCCTGTCTATTTTATCAGGTATATAGACATTTGAGATAAATTTTTCAGGAATCTCTCTTAGAAATGGGGAAGGGGACTGAGGATGTTTATGTCCATATATAAATCTGCTCCTTGTATTTGTAAGGAAGAGCTCATCCTTTGCCCGCGTCATACCAACATAAAAAAGCCTCCTCTCTTCCTCAATATCAGTTACATCCTTTTTTATGTTGTAAGGAATTAAACCTTCTTCAACACCTGTTATAAATACTACCCTGAATTCAAGCCCTTTAGACATATGGAGGGTCATAAGAGTTACAGCATCTGATTTTGAATTGTAGATATCAGCGGGTGTAATTAGTTTAATTTCTTGTATAAGTTTAACAAACATATCCGATAGTTCAAAATCATTATATTGATACTGTAATGCAATATTTTGAAGGACTATATAGACTGGGTCTCCTGAATCAGCCTTCAAAGAGATATTCTCTATGACTTTGTTGTAAAATTCAACAGGCGATAATTTCTTTAATTCATTAATAATTTTGTTATTAATCGTGGGTGGTTTTCCTATTACCTGATATGGTATTCCTGACAAACTAAAAGTTTCTTCCAATATCTGTGCTTGTGCATTCGATCTAAATAGTACTGCAAAATCTGAGAAGTTGAAACCCTGCCCTGAAAATTCTATGTTCATTCCTTCCTGAAGCATTTGATAATGACTTGTGCCTCCAATCATTCTCTCAATTTCTTTTATAATGAATTTCCCCTCTGCCTTTTCATCAGGCAATGAGATAATTCTGATCGGAAGACCTGTATCCTTCAATGGGTTGATTTTCCTTTCTATTCTCTTAAGATTATTTTTAATGAGTTCATTCGATGCCTCGATTATTATTCCTGTTGAACGATAATTATCAACGAGAGCGATTTTCTGTACATCAGTATAATCCTTATCAAAGTTCAGGAAATTAGTGACATCAGCCCCTCTGAAGGCATAGATTGCCTGGTCAGAATCTCCGATTACACAGAGGTTACGACTCTTTGGTGTAAGAAGTTTCAGCAATCTGTACTGTGCCGGATTGATATCCTGATACTCATCTACCATTATATATTCAAAGGCATCTTTATATTTTCCATGGTTATCATTATCACTGAGTATATCTATTGATTTACATATAAGGTCATCAAAATCGAAGGCGTTTTTTTCTTTCAATGTGTTCTGATATTTTTCGAAAATTGTTTTTATAGAATCATCAATGTATTCAGTATAGTTTTTTATTCTCGAAATCTTTTCAGCAACCTGCTTTAATTTCATTCCAGATTTCTTTATTAAACCCTTTAAAATATTTTCCTGCTCATCTCTGTTGATAATTATAAAACTGTCTTTGAAAAAATCTTGAATAATTCTCAAGCCGAGTAAATGAAAGGTACCAATAAATACCTTATGTGCATTTTTGCCCAGGAAATCCTCTGCCCTTTTCTTCATCTCATTTGCAGCCCTGTTAGTGAATGTCACACCAAGAATACGCTCTGGATTTGTCCCTTTGTGAATGAGATAAGAAATTCTCCGAACAATAGTTAAGGTCTTACCGGTGCCCGGCCCTGCAATAATCATCACCGGCCCCTCAGTAGTAGTCACCGCTTTTTTCTGTGATTCATTCAACCCGTAAAGTATGTCGTTCATAAAAATATCGACGTTAACCCAAATAATGCAGATATTGCTCAGAAAATTCTTTAACTCGATATTCCCCCGTAGTCCCCCTTGCCAAGGGGGGAATTAAAGGGGGGTACATGTTATATGGATAAAAATATTCAAAAAACCATCAGTTAAATGTGCACTAAGGTATCAAAAAATAAATTTTTTCGCAACATCTGTATTATTTGGGTTAATAATTATGTCTAAAATACAATCTTAATATGTTATACTTTTTAGCATCTTTTAAATTAATCTTTTTAAAAAGTAGAGTGGAACGCGAAGTAATAGAATTCGATATTATCTTTGTTGGTGGAGGGCCTGCCAATTTAAGCAGTGCAATTCATCTGACAAACCTCATCCAGAAATATAATGAGGAGATTGACAGTGGGACACGACAGGGTGAAAAAATTGATATCGAAGACAAAATTGCTGTTTTAGAAAAGGGCGCTTATTTTGGTGCACATAACATTTCTGGAGCAGTGCTCATTCCTGATGTGCTTTCAGAACTATTACCTGATCATAAGAAGCGTGGTTGTCCAGTTTATACAGAGGTAAATAAGGAATCCATTTATTTCTTAACCAGAAATAGAAAAATCAAGATTCCTTTTATTCCTTCTTTTTTGAATAATCATGGAAATTATATTATCTCACTCTCCAGATTTATAAGCTGGCTTTCTAAGATTGCAGAACAGAATAAAGTAATGCTTCTTGAAGGAACGGCTGCTGTTGAAATTCTCTATGAAGGAACAAAAGTAACAGGAGTACGTACAGACGACAAACGCCTTCAGGAGAATGGCGAATACGAAACCCCGGGTTATATTCTGAACTCAAAAGTTGTTGTTCTTGGTGAGGGAAGCAACGGCACTTTACTCAAAGGCATTGTCGAGAAATTGCATCTTGATCAAGACAGGTCTCCTTCTATTTATGAACTGGGTGTAAAGGAGATCTATGAACTAACGAATAATCCTCTCAAAAAAGGAGAATGCATTCATACATTCGGGTATCCTTTTCGAAAAGGAATTTCTGGCGGAGGATTCATTTATTGTATTTCTGAAACACAGGTTGTCATCGGGCTTATAGCTCATCTCAGTTCAGAGGACCCACAGTTAGATCCACATAAAGAACTTCAAAAATATAAAATGCATCCTCTGATAAACAGTATCATCAAAGATGGGAAACCCACTCATTACGGAGCACGAACACTTCCTTGCGGTGGATATTTTTCTATCCCAAAACTTACCTCTGATGGAGTTATGATAATCGGCGATTCTGCAAACCTTGTTGATTCTCGAAAATTGAAAGGACTGCATACAGCTATAAAATCCGGAATGCTTGCTGCAGAAGTTCTTTTTGAAGCCTATAAGACAAAAAATTTTTCAGAAAGCCAACTCGCAAAATATGAAGAAAAATTGAAAAACAGCTGGATATATTCTGACCTCAAGAAGAGCCGTAATTTCACACCTGCTGTTGCAATGGGGGTGCCTTTTCCTGGCGGGCCTCTTCTTGCTTTCCAGATTCTTACTGGCGGGGCTACTCCAATTGGAGATCTTAAATCAAAATACGATTACTTAACAACAAAGAATATAAAAAGTTTTTACGGCAGTAAATCATTCGAGCCATTGCCAAAGCCAGATGAAAGAATTATAGTAAGCAAGCTAACAGATGTATATTTATCTGGCACTTCACATGACGAAAAACAGAAAAGCCATATACGTTTGAAAGATGAAGAAAACTGCAAAAAATGTATTGATGAATATAATGCTTCCTGCACAGTATTCTGTCCAGCCGCTGTATATGAACTTGAAGGCGATAGAATAAAAGTTAATTTCAGTAACTGTCTTCATTGCAAAACCTGCGATCTGAAATGTCCTTTTGAAAATATAGTATGGAATCTCCCGGAAGGTGGTGGAGGGCCACGTTATACTTTACAATAATTAAAAAAGCATTTTCTGTCCCTTAATCTCTCTCCTGTCAACCGTTTCAAAGATCTTTATCTTACCATATTCTCCATCAAAACCTGGTGCGATATGCACATTTCCAGTACGCATACGACCAATGGCTTCTTTAATTAAAGGAGAGCATGTTTTCCCTAAGTCTTCTAAGGACAAATTCATAAGGATATTGAATTCACTACCGAGCTTATGTAACATTGACCAATATGTATTCTCTACAGCTTTACTGTTAACACCAACTTTAAGCACTTCTGCAATAATCTCAGGTAATGGAATGATCGAGTAAAAAGATGGAGCATTCAGCGGTTTGAAGCCATCTTGCCGGTCAGCAAGCTTTTCGACTCTATGCATTACTCCTACTGTAATTTTCTTACCACAAACAGGACAAAGGTAATTATGTTGAATTGTTTCCACAGGAGACAGACTGACGCCACATAACCTGTGTCCATCATAATGGTACTTCCCTTCTTCAGGGAAAAATTCTATTGTGCCAAGAAAACCTTTTTTTGTTTTGATCGCATCCATGACCCCTTTGTATGAAAGCTCTGTATCAAATATGTTTGCCTCGCGCCCTATTTTTGCAGGTGAATGTGCATCTGAATTAGATATGAGGGTGAGTCTGTCGAGCGCAGAAAGTCGCCAGTTCATTGATGGATCAGACGAAAGCCCTGTTTCAATAGCATAAATATAAGTCGCTAAATCCTCGAAACATTCTTCAACTGAATCAAATCCAGATTCTGCTCCAAATATCGAAAAATGTGGTGTCCATGCATGTGCTGGAATAAGTAAAGCATCAGGTGAAATTTCTAAAACTATTTTTAAAAGCTCTTTTGCATCAAGTCCTAATATAGGTCTCCCATCAGCATTTAGATTTCCTATTCTTGAAAGCATAATATTCAATCTTGCTGCATTAGAAAAGTCAGGCATTAAGACAATACAATGTATTTTTCTCGTCTTTGCTTTTTTACTGTAAATACAGCTTATCTCTGATGTGAGCAGAAAAAAAACTTCCTCTCTGCAACTGTCTGGAACATCATTTGTAGAAAAATCCTTTTTCAGGATAAAGAGCCCATTTCCATATGGTTCTGTTTTTTCCTGAAGTTCTTTAAACCATTCAGGATGTGTAAAGTCTCCTGTACCTATCAATTTAATCCCCTTCAATTGAGCCCATTCCCAGATTTTTTCAGGGGACATTTCCTTACTTGTTGCTCTTGAGTATTTAGAATGTATATGCAGGTCTGCAATAAAACGCATTTTGGTAGGAATCAGAGAATCTGATTTTTAATCAAATAATGCTGCCAGTTTATTGGTTTTATCCTCAATATTTTTTGCCAGCTCTTCATGTTCATTTTTTAATTTAAATAACTCATCAGCAATATCAAGTGCGGCAAGAATAGATGCTTTAACGGGTGTAACATTTGGGACTGCATTATAAACTTCTTTAAGTTTTTTATCAACGAAAGCAGCCAGTTGTTTTATATATTCTTCTGGAGCATCACCTCTAATAGTATATTTCTGTCCAAGTATATATACTTCAGTACTGCCCATAACACCTATTCTACCTCCAGTGCTTCAATCTCGTTAAGGAGAGCCTCAAGTTGGCTTTTCACAAGGCTCTTCTCTGCTTTGAGCTGCTCAATTTCTATGTTTTTTTCATTAAGAAGTCCTTCAAGTTCCTGAACTCTTCTCTCAGTAATCATCTTTTCTTCTTTAAGGGTTTTAACCTTATCAATTGCATTTGCAATTTTGTCTTCAAGTGTCTTAAGTTTTTCCAATGGTTTAACCTCCTTTTTTAATTCTCTCAGGTGTTCTTTATCTTGTTCATCATTGAAAAGAGTCTTTTGCAAAACCATCGTAAATAAAATAACAAAATGCCTGATTGAAAGTCTATAACATTTCGAATGAAATTGTCTTTCTGCTGACTCCTGCAGGAGAAAATAAGGCGTATTCAAAAAAGGTATTTATTACCCTTTTCACATAATTTTTTGTTTCGATGTATGGTATATCCTCAATAAATTCATCGACAGATTTGTAATTTGCATTTTGAGTCCACCTTTTTACTGTTTGTTCTCCAGCATTATATGCTGCAATTGCATATGCATAAGACCCAAACTCTTTTATCAAATAATTCAGGTAATAGATTCCGATTTTCAGATTTTTTTCTATATCAAAGATATCATGCATATTATTTATATTCAGTTTTAAAATGGAATCAAATCTCTTTGCAGTTGAGGGCATCAATTGCATGAGACCTATAGCACCAGCAGGAGACCTTGCTTCAGGATTGAACCTGCTCTCCTCTCTTACAATCGAAAGGACAATTAATGGTTCAATATCATATTTTTTTGCTAAACTTTCAATAATCTCTAAGTATGCTAATGGATATAAGTACGGATGCATCTTTTCATTATAAGGTACTTTTACAGCAAGCCCCACTGAATATCTGTATTCCTTAAGTTCATTGAATTTATTACATGCATATAAAACATCTTCAATGGAATCAGGATTTCTTGCAAGGTAATTTAGTTCCATCAGAGCTTCTTTTGAAAAACCTATACTGAAGAGTGTATCTATACGTTCATTTTTCTTTTCTGGTAAGGTATTTTTCGTTACAGGGACTATATCATTTGCCAGCTTTATTTTCTCATGCTCTGACAGGGCTGATGATAATAGTCCTTTGACGTGTGTCATTGCACCATAAAAATTACGGCCTTTCTCTATAAGTGAATGATACATCTGTTTTGCGTCACCACCTGCTACTTCAATACTACGGGCATGCCAGTATAAATAACGTGAATCTTTATAAGTATCATAAAGCTTTGTAAAGATTTCAGATGCCTTATCATATGCTCCTGTTAAATAGTATGTCCATCCAATTCCCCATAGGGCATCCTCACTCTCTGAAGGATATTTTTCAATTATGCTTTGATAAAGACTTAATGCCTCGTCAATTTTACCTTCCCTCCTCCTGTCTGCTGCCAGAGAAATAAGAATAGAAGCCATTCTATTATCTCCATTATCCAGTAATTCCTTTAGTGAGGAATTGACAGTTTCTTTTTCTCCAGCCCTATAGAGTGACCGTATCTCCCAGTATCGCTCATGTGCCTTAGCAAATATTTCAGCTGCCTCCTTATATTTTTTCTGTTTAAAAAGAGAAATGCCAAGATTTTTGTAGATCTGATTCTGTAACTTTTCATTATCTTTTATGATTATAGCCCTCAACTCATCTTCTGCTTTTGTGTATTGCATACGATCTATCAGATTTGAGGATCTCTCAATAATATCTTCTGTACTTATATCATCAGATTTCAATTCATTGAAAGCAGCAGATGAATAAGGTCCTGCACTTATGTAAAGATCCTTAAAGAATTCTTTTGCTTTGCTTTTATTGCCATTTTGTATTAAAAATTTTGCGTAGAGATATTTCATTCTTTGATCATTCGGATAATCAATAATGTAAGATTCATATAGCTTCTCAATATTTTCCTCTGAAATTTCAGAAGCTTCGGTTATCTCCCTGATTCTTGCCTGTTTAATAAGAGGGGTATCCTGATAGTTATTCAAAAGATCACGTATTACTTTCAGAGACTCCTTATAATTTCCTACATCATGGTATGCCTCTGAAAGCCAAAACAAGGCATAATCATCAAGTGGAGCACATCCTTTTACTGCTTCAGATAAGCGTTTTATGGCTTCTTTGTATTGTGAGTTGTCAAGCGCAATCTTTCCTTCTTTAAGATAAGCTTTGCAATCCGTCTCTTCAGCATAGGCAGGCAGTGATAGAAAAAAGATTAAAATAAAAAGACAGATAAAATATCTCATAAAAATATCATAATCAAAAGAACGAGTTTCGGCAATATTTAAATGCCATGTCCTATACCTTAAAAATTTACCCGAATAATGCAGACATTGCTCAAAAATTTCTTTAACTCGATGAATTATCGGATTTATTTTAATTGTTTTATGGATAAAAATATTCGCAAAACCATTAGTTAAAGGAACACTAAGGAATCGAAAAATAAATTTTCTCGCAACATCTGCATTATTCAATTGCATTTTTTGGGTTTATAAATAAAATGGGTTAGGTGGTTTCTTCAATACGCATAGAGTACAGACAGACGGGCTTTCTCAACAGGATTATTTGTATCCTGTGAATTTATCTCTATTCTGTATAAATAGGGTGTTGGAGGTCCGGTAAATGTTGCACATTCATAGGCTGCGCCGGCACCACAAGAAAGATTTTCTCCGCTTAAATCTGTAACACCGACAGTTGTATCAACAATCTTTGCAAAAACCCTATAATTTGTTCCATAACCAGAGAGATCGAAAGGTGGTATATCCGGACTTAAAACAGGGTCAAGCGAAGTACCATCAGATCCACATATTGTCCAGTTGTAAGAACCGTCAATATTGTAAGGTGGCATACATAATTTACGGCATAAACAATTATTTGGTAAAGGATCAGGATATATCTCATCAAATGGATTTGTATCAAAACCACAAATACAGGAAGTCGGCAAATTAACAAGTCCCTGGATTACAAGTTCACCGCGATTTGTTACAAGAGCAGCAGAAATCTCAGCTCCACCAATTCCGGCGTCAAGAGCGGATGCATATCTTTTGTGAAAACCTGAAAATTTTGTGCCCTGTATTACAAGATATAGCAATGCAGAAATAATCGCAAGAGCGATCAATGACAGGACAAGCACCATCATGAGCGCAATACCCTTTTCATTATTAATAGTACAATCTATTTCCTGACTTCTAACTTCCGCCTTCTGACTTCCCATTTTATCCTCTCAAATTCTTTGGCTTCACAACAATTCTGTCTAGCTTCCAGCGATAGTTCTGCCAATCTGGTATTGTGGTCAAGTCAAAATCTCTTCCCAATCCTTGCTCACCTACATATATTGTTTTATCTGAACAAGACGGTGGATCCTGGCAATAAGTAAAATTACTGTCCTTTTGTCCCTCGTGGGCAAGTATGTATACCCTGATATCTTTCACCTGTTCACGTATCTGCTGCGCTGTAAGGCCTGATAAATCATCCGTCCTGTTATCAACATCTCCATCATTGTCTGTATCCCTTCCGAAAATAACCTGCATATCAGCAACGCAATCAAGAATTTGATGAATGCCCCCCTGAAAAGTACCGCTATGGTTCAAAACAGCTTTTCTTAGAACACCTGTATTTGACGCGCACTTCTGTGGTATATTCAGCTTGGATATATAGTAATCAGCCCTGTTAAATGGCATCCTGAGGGCTGTATCAATCGGATCAGCAACCGGGGTAACCCCATAAACTAAATATACTTCTCCCTGAGGAGGTGCAAAGTCTGCCGGGAAGTTTTGATTAAACTGGACTGAAAATTTAGTGCTATCATTATCACTCGTTTTCAGAATTCTTTGATTATTTTCTCCCTTACTCGGTATGAGAACTATAACTCTCTCGCTTGTGCTTAAATCATCAACCGAAGAACCCCATGATCTTACCATTGTCTTTTTATTGCCAGTTGCATCTATTTTGGAAATTACTTCTGTCCATTTAGCAGAGGCGTCACTCATTGCAATATTAGTTGCCTTAAGCACAAGATAGTCAGATCCGTTTACAACATTTGTAAAATTCACATTATTACCACTTAAAATAGCCCTTGGAGGATTAGTGGTGCCACTAACAGTTGGTTCATTGTAGTTACTTGCTGGTGAACTTGAAGCTTCCTGATATGTAATACCAACCGGTATATTCCAAGGCAAACCAAATCCTGCGTGTTCAATATCTCTCTTTAATAATTCAAGACCAATTATGTTCTCGATATTGCTCTCTGCTATCTTGCTCTGCTGCTTAAATTGTGTAAGCATGGGCACAAATATTCCTGTGGCAGCAGCTATGGTAAGGACAAAAACCACCATTGTAATGAGAAGCTCTACAAGGGTAAACCCTCCTTCTTTTTTCATTATCTTCTCCTTACAGTGGTTATGCTCTGCGTGTAGCACTCATTTTTATATTCCCACGCTGCTAATATTTCTATCTGCTTTGTGCTCAAAGTGACACCATCCGGATCAAGGGCGTCAGTCACTGTCACCTCTAAACCAAATGGGAAATTTTGTATATTTCTGAAATTTCTTTCTATTTTTATTGGATAACTCGGGTCTGCACAAGATGATATTGTTGCTGTGGATGGAGTATTGCATGTCT
Proteins encoded in this window:
- a CDS encoding 4Fe-4S dicluster domain-containing protein codes for the protein MEREVIEFDIIFVGGGPANLSSAIHLTNLIQKYNEEIDSGTRQGEKIDIEDKIAVLEKGAYFGAHNISGAVLIPDVLSELLPDHKKRGCPVYTEVNKESIYFLTRNRKIKIPFIPSFLNNHGNYIISLSRFISWLSKIAEQNKVMLLEGTAAVEILYEGTKVTGVRTDDKRLQENGEYETPGYILNSKVVVLGEGSNGTLLKGIVEKLHLDQDRSPSIYELGVKEIYELTNNPLKKGECIHTFGYPFRKGISGGGFIYCISETQVVIGLIAHLSSEDPQLDPHKELQKYKMHPLINSIIKDGKPTHYGARTLPCGGYFSIPKLTSDGVMIIGDSANLVDSRKLKGLHTAIKSGMLAAEVLFEAYKTKNFSESQLAKYEEKLKNSWIYSDLKKSRNFTPAVAMGVPFPGGPLLAFQILTGGATPIGDLKSKYDYLTTKNIKSFYGSKSFEPLPKPDERIIVSKLTDVYLSGTSHDEKQKSHIRLKDEENCKKCIDEYNASCTVFCPAAVYELEGDRIKVNFSNCLHCKTCDLKCPFENIVWNLPEGGGGPRYTLQ
- a CDS encoding transglycosylase SLT domain-containing protein; this encodes MRYFICLFILIFFLSLPAYAEETDCKAYLKEGKIALDNSQYKEAIKRLSEAVKGCAPLDDYALFWLSEAYHDVGNYKESLKVIRDLLNNYQDTPLIKQARIREITEASEISEENIEKLYESYIIDYPNDQRMKYLYAKFLIQNGNKSKAKEFFKDLYISAGPYSSAAFNELKSDDISTEDIIERSSNLIDRMQYTKAEDELRAIIIKDNEKLQNQIYKNLGISLFKQKKYKEAAEIFAKAHERYWEIRSLYRAGEKETVNSSLKELLDNGDNRMASILISLAADRRREGKIDEALSLYQSIIEKYPSESEDALWGIGWTYYLTGAYDKASEIFTKLYDTYKDSRYLYWHARSIEVAGGDAKQMYHSLIEKGRNFYGAMTHVKGLLSSALSEHEKIKLANDIVPVTKNTLPEKKNERIDTLFSIGFSKEALMELNYLARNPDSIEDVLYACNKFNELKEYRYSVGLAVKVPYNEKMHPYLYPLAYLEIIESLAKKYDIEPLIVLSIVREESRFNPEARSPAGAIGLMQLMPSTAKRFDSILKLNINNMHDIFDIEKNLKIGIYYLNYLIKEFGSYAYAIAAYNAGEQTVKRWTQNANYKSVDEFIEDIPYIETKNYVKRVINTFFEYALFSPAGVSRKTISFEML
- the zapB gene encoding cell division protein ZapB, with amino-acid sequence MEKLKTLEDKIANAIDKVKTLKEEKMITERRVQELEGLLNEKNIEIEQLKAEKSLVKSQLEALLNEIEALEVE
- a CDS encoding cell division protein ZapA codes for the protein MGSTEVYILGQKYTIRGDAPEEYIKQLAAFVDKKLKEVYNAVPNVTPVKASILAALDIADELFKLKNEHEELAKNIEDKTNKLAALFD
- a CDS encoding 6-carboxyhexanoate--CoA ligase, which translates into the protein MKKFWSIRMRSSKKLKTQDSKCKIKETKTKIHESKLKEIHISGAEGLYFKSEINTIVNRYIERALNHPKGMADKIVLTIENIEQKPYSIRSLPVSTVYSRTPFEGEKIIEKITQMLGISKMAFQVAIKIIKEGNMRGATLISAEKAKRLEPDFERGIRVSRLGITNSASKKLSAELSRYSINTETVKEAIILASKVSSYKGIIAELCISDDPDYTTGYLASQRYGYVRIPHIKKRGSRTGGRAFFIKEGVNIEKVTRYLEETPVIINRVSTSKGVVPLNEILNNYHK
- a CDS encoding TrmB family transcriptional regulator, with product MVDNNKTDIVIKHLMYLGFSEYEAKVYLTLLRESPATAYEVGKSSGVPTSKVYRVLEKLIEKGNISIIDEKKTAKYIPIPPQDLVERYKDITENILTSLMIRLSDFKTKRSSSYIWNITDYSHLINKTNQSIKATTRTILLSIWKEELTQIEKEILEAHRRGVKIAIVHFGQPSVRIGQMYLHPIENTIYHEKGEKGFIAVIDSREIIMGTIFRNNRVEGAWSSNVGFVTIIEDYIKHDIYIMKILRRFDRILIERFGGNYTTLRDIFSDRDLT
- a CDS encoding UvrD-helicase domain-containing protein, whose protein sequence is MNDILYGLNESQKKAVTTTEGPVMIIAGPGTGKTLTIVRRISYLIHKGTNPERILGVTFTNRAANEMKKRAEDFLGKNAHKVFIGTFHLLGLRIIQDFFKDSFIIINRDEQENILKGLIKKSGMKLKQVAEKISRIKNYTEYIDDSIKTIFEKYQNTLKEKNAFDFDDLICKSIDILSDNDNHGKYKDAFEYIMVDEYQDINPAQYRLLKLLTPKSRNLCVIGDSDQAIYAFRGADVTNFLNFDKDYTDVQKIALVDNYRSTGIIIEASNELIKNNLKRIERKINPLKDTGLPIRIISLPDEKAEGKFIIKEIERMIGGTSHYQMLQEGMNIEFSGQGFNFSDFAVLFRSNAQAQILEETFSLSGIPYQVIGKPPTINNKIINELKKLSPVEFYNKVIENISLKADSGDPVYIVLQNIALQYQYNDFELSDMFVKLIQEIKLITPADIYNSKSDAVTLMTLHMSKGLEFRVVFITGVEEGLIPYNIKKDVTDIEEERRLFYVGMTRAKDELFLTNTRSRFIYGHKHPQSPSPFLREIPEKFISNVYIPDKIDRIKKDGQIGLFTTL
- a CDS encoding prepilin-type N-terminal cleavage/methylation domain-containing protein, translating into MKKEGGFTLVELLITMVVFVLTIAAATGIFVPMLTQFKQQSKIAESNIENIIGLELLKRDIEHAGFGLPWNIPVGITYQEASSSPASNYNEPTVSGTTNPPRAILSGNNVNFTNVVNGSDYLVLKATNIAMSDASAKWTEVISKIDATGNKKTMVRSWGSSVDDLSTSERVIVLIPSKGENNQRILKTSDNDSTKFSVQFNQNFPADFAPPQGEVYLVYGVTPVADPIDTALRMPFNRADYYISKLNIPQKCASNTGVLRKAVLNHSGTFQGGIHQILDCVADMQVIFGRDTDNDGDVDNRTDDLSGLTAQQIREQVKDIRVYILAHEGQKDSNFTYCQDPPSCSDKTIYVGEQGLGRDFDLTTIPDWQNYRWKLDRIVVKPKNLRG
- a CDS encoding DNA helicase UvrD; this encodes MRFIADLHIHSKYSRATSKEMSPEKIWEWAQLKGIKLIGTGDFTHPEWFKELQEKTEPYGNGLFILKKDFSTNDVPDSCREEVFFLLTSEISCIYSKKAKTRKIHCIVLMPDFSNAARLNIMLSRIGNLNADGRPILGLDAKELLKIVLEISPDALLIPAHAWTPHFSIFGAESGFDSVEECFEDLATYIYAIETGLSSDPSMNWRLSALDRLTLISNSDAHSPAKIGREANIFDTELSYKGVMDAIKTKKGFLGTIEFFPEEGKYHYDGHRLCGVSLSPVETIQHNYLCPVCGKKITVGVMHRVEKLADRQDGFKPLNAPSFYSIIPLPEIIAEVLKVGVNSKAVENTYWSMLHKLGSEFNILMNLSLEDLGKTCSPLIKEAIGRMRTGNVHIAPGFDGEYGKIKIFETVDRREIKGQKMLF